In a genomic window of Candidatus Krumholzibacteriia bacterium:
- a CDS encoding sigma-70 family RNA polymerase sigma factor → MSDSLRPGLDRETAMTEIDQAYERMRAGDARAFEAWLRRVELPLRASLRSFARAVDVEAVLQEGLLRMWKLAQTLELEGPNASLRYALTVVHNLALMEARALKRLTPFDLEVLENLPEMQVDPDPTTDPGLRRLIRTCIELLPPRPRQALLLRLQDAGLSPDRDLAEMLTMKVNTFLQNIVRARKLLSQCLAKHGITVEGTRP, encoded by the coding sequence GTGAGCGACTCGCTTCGCCCGGGACTCGACCGGGAAACGGCGATGACCGAAATCGACCAGGCCTACGAACGCATGCGTGCCGGGGACGCACGTGCGTTCGAGGCCTGGTTGCGTCGGGTGGAACTGCCCTTGCGAGCGAGTCTGCGATCCTTTGCGCGCGCCGTCGACGTCGAGGCGGTTCTGCAGGAGGGGCTCTTGCGCATGTGGAAGCTGGCGCAGACCCTCGAGCTCGAGGGCCCGAACGCCTCGCTCCGCTACGCGCTCACCGTCGTGCACAACCTGGCCTTGATGGAGGCGCGGGCGCTGAAGCGCCTCACGCCGTTCGACCTCGAGGTACTCGAAAACCTCCCCGAGATGCAGGTCGATCCTGATCCCACCACCGATCCAGGCTTGCGCCGGCTCATCCGCACGTGTATCGAGCTCCTACCGCCCCGACCGCGGCAAGCGTTGCTTCTCCGCCTGCAAGACGCTGGCTTGTCGCCGGACCGTGATCTGGCCGAGATGCTCACCATGAAGGTGAACACATTCCTGCAGAACATCGTGCGGGCGCGAAAGCTCCTGTCTCAATGCCTGGCGAAGCACGGTATCACCGTGGAGGGTACGCGGCCATGA
- a CDS encoding Glu/Leu/Phe/Val dehydrogenase codes for MASKTYNSFETAQAQFDHVAEILQLDAPTRELLRQPLREYSFAIPVRMDDGHTRVFRGFRVQHNDARGPSKGGIRFHPQETLDTVRALAMWMTWKCSVVDIPLGGAKGGIICDPHHLSLREQELLCRGWVRQLARNIGPETDVPAPDVMTSGQHMLWMLDEFETIHGVHAPGFITGKPVGMGGSMGRVEATGYGAVFALREALKERGIRAADTTASVQGFGNVAQHAIRLYHQIGGRTLCVSAWDQATQTALAYRKREGIDLEQLLSITDRYGGIDKGKARDLGYEVLPGEAWIEQEVDILLPAALENQINEETVHKIKPGVRFLVEGANGPTTPAADVHLGKRDLFVIPDFLANAGGVTASYFEQVQSNSNYYWTRDDVLGRLDVKMTAAFVAVSDLAKRRKLSMREAAYVIAVDRVARACKDRGWV; via the coding sequence ATGGCGTCCAAAACCTACAATTCGTTCGAGACGGCGCAGGCGCAGTTCGACCATGTGGCGGAGATCCTGCAACTCGACGCACCGACACGGGAGCTGCTGCGCCAGCCGCTTCGCGAGTACTCGTTCGCCATTCCGGTGCGCATGGACGACGGGCACACCCGGGTGTTTCGCGGTTTCCGCGTGCAGCACAACGATGCGCGCGGGCCGTCCAAGGGGGGCATCCGCTTCCACCCGCAGGAGACGCTCGACACCGTGCGGGCCCTGGCCATGTGGATGACCTGGAAATGCTCGGTCGTGGACATTCCTCTCGGTGGCGCCAAGGGTGGCATCATCTGCGATCCCCACCATCTGAGCCTGCGCGAGCAGGAGCTCCTCTGTCGCGGCTGGGTGCGGCAGCTCGCCCGCAACATTGGACCGGAAACGGACGTGCCGGCGCCTGACGTCATGACCTCGGGGCAGCACATGCTCTGGATGCTCGACGAGTTCGAGACCATCCATGGCGTTCACGCCCCGGGTTTCATCACCGGTAAACCCGTCGGCATGGGCGGTTCCATGGGGCGGGTGGAGGCAACGGGTTACGGCGCCGTGTTCGCCTTGCGCGAGGCGCTCAAGGAACGAGGCATCCGCGCCGCCGACACGACGGCGAGCGTGCAGGGTTTCGGCAACGTCGCCCAGCATGCCATCCGGCTGTACCACCAGATCGGCGGCCGCACGCTCTGCGTCTCGGCCTGGGACCAGGCGACGCAGACCGCTCTGGCTTATCGCAAGCGGGAGGGCATCGATCTCGAGCAACTTCTGTCGATCACGGATCGCTACGGCGGCATCGACAAGGGCAAGGCGCGCGACCTCGGCTACGAAGTGCTGCCTGGGGAGGCGTGGATCGAGCAGGAAGTCGACATTCTCCTCCCCGCGGCGCTGGAGAACCAGATCAACGAGGAAACCGTGCACAAGATCAAGCCCGGCGTGCGCTTTCTTGTCGAAGGGGCCAACGGGCCCACGACACCGGCTGCCGACGTACACCTCGGCAAGCGCGACCTCTTCGTCATTCCCGATTTCCTCGCCAACGCCGGCGGCGTCACCGCGAGCTACTTCGAGCAGGTGCAGAGCAACTCGAACTACTACTGGACGAGGGACGACGTCCTCGGTCGCCTCGACGTGAAGATGACCGCCGCTTTCGTGGCGGTGAGCGATTTGGCGAAGCGGCGCAAGCTCAGCATGCGCGAAGCCGCCTACGTCATCGCCGTGGACCGCGTCGCCCGGGCGTGCAAGGATCGAGGCTGGGTGTGA
- a CDS encoding prolyl oligopeptidase family serine peptidase, whose translation LVNFHGSTGAGQAFCESILGAHGDKPFTDVMKATDWLIEAGIVDSTRMAAAGGSYGGYLANWCLGHTDRFKAIVSHAGVYDLMGQFASDAHWGRAQNYGAQPWEDPQRLQLWSPNQYAAQFHTPTLILHGEKDYRVPVTQGLQLYGVLTAKGVPARLVVFPDENHWILKPQASLLWHQELFAWVEKYTGFVPPTAGGASTASAPEKP comes from the coding sequence CTGGTCAACTTCCACGGCTCGACCGGGGCCGGACAAGCCTTCTGCGAATCCATCCTCGGCGCCCACGGCGACAAGCCGTTCACCGACGTCATGAAGGCGACCGACTGGTTGATCGAAGCTGGGATCGTGGACTCGACGCGCATGGCGGCGGCGGGCGGTTCCTACGGTGGCTATCTCGCCAACTGGTGCCTCGGGCACACGGACCGCTTCAAGGCCATCGTCAGCCATGCCGGCGTCTACGATCTCATGGGGCAGTTCGCCTCCGACGCGCACTGGGGAAGGGCACAGAACTACGGGGCCCAACCCTGGGAGGATCCGCAGCGCCTGCAGCTCTGGTCGCCTAATCAGTACGCGGCGCAATTCCATACTCCGACCTTGATCCTGCACGGCGAGAAGGATTATCGCGTGCCGGTCACGCAAGGGCTCCAGCTCTACGGCGTGCTCACCGCCAAGGGAGTCCCGGCGCGTCTCGTGGTCTTCCCGGACGAGAACCACTGGATTCTCAAGCCACAGGCGAGCCTGCTTTGGCACCAGGAGCTCTTCGCCTGGGTCGAGAAGTACACGGGGTTCGTGCCGCCCACGGCGGGCGGTGCTTCGACCGCGTCGGCGCCGGAGAAGCCTTGA
- a CDS encoding PEP/pyruvate-binding domain-containing protein, giving the protein MDKSIEHIIYSLRERAKELSCLYRVDEILGGADTAMERVGPSLIEAIPPGWQFPEICRARLTLDGAVYEPAGFTPTPWVQRAPISALGQPVGEIEVYYLQEKPAADEGPFLHEETKLIRAIAERIGLFVVQQRVRQAHQSLEHAVQALEKKEQGEWSVVLDLLRRTDPMLLARITRRMINHLAAQGVQEADAVLQRMTEEGPATGDENQPQQRGSLQDQTEFVATTFAIAAKHFSEAELVGCLRTWLEEEKAVHLSNALENPHGGLGSIAEAVARFEAAGVVEADLPKAVRRSLRVALVRRIFSDEFAFLAVAREHVRVSDFYDVFRHLIHPPESHGKLGGKSTGLFLASQVIYKSTPEAEVLGSVRVPRTWYLSSDVLLYFMHYNNLEDLYDRKYLEIGRVRQEYPHVVQLFKNSRFPPDIVKGLAVVLDEFEDRPLIVRSSSLLEDRVGSAFSGKYKSLFLANQGTKQQRLSALQDAIAEVYASVFGPDPIEYRAQRDLLDVHEEMAILIQEVVGQRVGRFFLPAFSGVAFSNNELRWSPRIRREDGLLRIVPGLGTRAVDRVADDYPVLLAPGQPGLRVNITPDEIVHYSPKQMDVLDMEQNRFTTVDVQSVLREHGEDYPLVRQIVSIADPERMRLPAAFEPDWKKDACAVTFQGLVERTPFMRQMQALLALLRRGLGVPVDLEFAHDGKDFYLLQCRAQSHSETYAPAPIPRNIPRERLVFSANRHISNGRIADITHVVYVVPEGYGQLADARDMKDVGRAVSKLNKTLPKRQFVLMGPGRWGSRGDIKLGVPVTYSDINNAAALIEIARKKGHYLPELSFGTHFFQDLVEADIRYIPLYPDEADVVFNEAFLLGSKNIFSELLPEFARLQDTVRVIDVARQTEGEVLRVLMNADLDEAVGVLSPPRTEKEGSASDMTIVAAVPEDHWRWRLRMAERIAADIDPARFGVAAIYVFGSTKNGTAGPSSDLDLLVHVRGTKEQRDALALWLEGWSRSLAEVNYLRTGYKVDGLLDVHFVTDEDIVKKTSFAAKIDAVTDAARPLALGGAPRS; this is encoded by the coding sequence ATGGACAAATCGATCGAGCACATCATTTATTCGCTGCGCGAGCGCGCCAAGGAGTTGAGCTGTCTCTATCGGGTGGACGAGATCCTCGGAGGCGCCGACACGGCGATGGAACGCGTGGGGCCGAGCCTTATCGAGGCCATCCCTCCCGGCTGGCAGTTCCCGGAAATCTGCCGCGCCCGGCTCACGCTGGATGGCGCCGTCTACGAACCCGCCGGCTTCACTCCCACGCCCTGGGTGCAGCGGGCGCCGATCTCGGCCTTGGGACAGCCCGTCGGCGAGATCGAGGTCTACTACCTGCAGGAGAAGCCGGCCGCCGACGAAGGACCCTTCTTGCACGAGGAGACCAAGCTCATCCGCGCCATCGCCGAGCGCATCGGTCTCTTCGTCGTGCAGCAACGCGTCCGGCAGGCACACCAGAGCCTGGAGCATGCCGTGCAGGCGCTGGAGAAGAAGGAGCAGGGCGAGTGGTCGGTGGTCCTGGACCTGCTGCGCCGCACCGATCCCATGCTGCTGGCCCGCATCACCCGGAGGATGATCAATCACTTGGCGGCGCAGGGCGTGCAGGAGGCGGACGCTGTTCTGCAACGCATGACGGAAGAAGGGCCGGCCACGGGAGACGAGAACCAGCCGCAGCAGCGCGGCAGTCTCCAGGATCAGACGGAATTCGTTGCCACTACGTTCGCCATCGCCGCCAAGCACTTCAGCGAAGCCGAGCTGGTCGGCTGCTTGCGCACCTGGCTGGAAGAGGAAAAGGCGGTGCACCTGAGCAATGCGCTGGAGAATCCCCATGGCGGGCTGGGGAGCATCGCGGAAGCCGTGGCGCGTTTCGAGGCGGCGGGAGTCGTCGAAGCCGATCTCCCCAAAGCGGTGCGGCGCAGCCTCCGCGTGGCTCTGGTGCGGCGCATCTTCTCCGACGAGTTCGCCTTCCTCGCCGTCGCCCGGGAACATGTGCGGGTGAGCGACTTCTATGACGTCTTCCGCCACCTGATCCATCCGCCGGAGAGCCACGGAAAGCTCGGCGGCAAGAGCACCGGGCTTTTCCTCGCCTCCCAGGTCATCTACAAGTCGACACCGGAAGCAGAGGTGCTCGGCAGCGTTCGGGTGCCGCGCACCTGGTACTTGAGCTCGGACGTGCTCCTGTACTTCATGCACTACAACAACCTGGAAGATCTCTACGATCGCAAGTATCTCGAGATCGGGCGCGTGCGGCAGGAATACCCTCATGTGGTCCAGCTGTTCAAGAATTCCCGTTTCCCTCCCGACATCGTCAAGGGGCTGGCTGTCGTCCTGGACGAGTTCGAGGACCGGCCGCTCATCGTGCGCAGCTCGAGCCTGCTGGAGGATCGGGTCGGCTCGGCCTTCTCGGGCAAGTACAAGAGCCTGTTCCTCGCCAACCAAGGGACGAAGCAGCAGCGCCTGAGCGCGCTGCAGGACGCCATCGCCGAGGTCTACGCCTCGGTCTTCGGGCCGGATCCGATCGAGTACCGGGCGCAGAGGGATCTGCTGGACGTGCACGAGGAGATGGCGATTCTCATCCAGGAAGTCGTGGGGCAGCGGGTGGGGCGTTTCTTCCTGCCGGCGTTCTCCGGGGTCGCCTTCAGCAACAACGAGCTCCGCTGGTCGCCGCGCATCCGGCGCGAAGACGGCCTGTTGCGCATCGTGCCCGGCCTGGGGACGCGCGCTGTGGACCGCGTGGCCGACGACTATCCCGTGCTGCTCGCACCCGGGCAGCCGGGGCTACGCGTCAACATCACGCCCGACGAGATCGTCCACTACTCGCCCAAGCAGATGGACGTCCTCGACATGGAACAGAACCGGTTCACCACCGTGGACGTCCAGTCCGTGTTGCGGGAGCACGGCGAGGACTACCCCCTGGTGCGCCAGATCGTCTCCATCGCCGACCCGGAGCGGATGCGCCTGCCCGCGGCATTCGAGCCCGACTGGAAGAAGGACGCCTGCGCCGTCACCTTCCAGGGGCTCGTCGAGCGCACGCCGTTCATGCGGCAGATGCAGGCGCTTCTCGCCCTGCTCCGCCGCGGGCTCGGGGTACCCGTGGACCTCGAGTTCGCTCACGATGGCAAGGATTTCTATCTGCTCCAGTGCCGGGCGCAGAGCCATTCCGAGACCTACGCACCGGCGCCGATCCCGCGCAACATCCCACGCGAGCGGCTCGTGTTCAGCGCCAACCGCCACATCTCCAACGGACGGATCGCGGACATCACCCACGTCGTGTACGTCGTCCCCGAGGGCTATGGTCAGTTGGCGGATGCTCGGGACATGAAGGATGTGGGGCGCGCGGTGAGCAAACTGAACAAGACGCTGCCGAAACGCCAGTTCGTTCTCATGGGGCCAGGGCGGTGGGGGAGCCGCGGCGACATCAAGCTCGGCGTGCCAGTGACCTACTCGGACATCAACAATGCCGCTGCGCTCATCGAGATCGCCCGGAAGAAAGGTCACTACCTGCCGGAGCTCTCGTTCGGCACCCATTTCTTCCAGGACCTCGTGGAGGCGGATATCCGCTACATTCCTCTGTATCCCGACGAAGCGGACGTCGTGTTCAACGAGGCCTTTCTCCTCGGCTCCAAGAACATCTTCTCCGAGCTGCTGCCGGAGTTCGCGCGCCTGCAGGACACCGTGCGCGTCATCGACGTCGCCCGGCAGACCGAGGGCGAGGTCCTGCGGGTGCTGATGAACGCCGATCTGGATGAGGCGGTGGGGGTGCTCTCTCCGCCGCGGACGGAGAAGGAAGGCAGCGCCAGCGACATGACCATCGTCGCGGCCGTCCCTGAGGATCACTGGCGCTGGCGGTTGCGGATGGCGGAGAGGATCGCCGCGGACATCGATCCGGCGCGCTTCGGTGTCGCGGCGATCTATGTGTTCGGGAGCACCAAGAACGGCACCGCGGGTCCGTCGAGCGACCTGGATCTCCTCGTCCACGTGCGCGGTACGAAGGAGCAGCGCGATGCCCTGGCCTTGTGGCTGGAGGGATGGAGCCGCTCTTTGGCCGAGGTGAACTATCTCCGTACGGGCTACAAGGTAGACGGATTGCTCGATGTCCACTTCGTCACCGACGAGGACATCGTGAAGAAGACCAGCTTCGCCGCCAAAATCGACGCCGTCACCGACGCCGCCCGCCCCTTGGCGCTCGGTGGGGCGCCGCGCTCCTAG
- a CDS encoding VIT domain-containing protein, whose protein sequence is MPAIGMQKALQEASSGLVSVDGRSFPLRGAAIRAWAAGGVARTIFRQTYANPYTEPLEVLYTLPLPADGSVAGYTIRLGEKIITGHIERREDALETYQKALEAGHTAGLLEQERADTFTQRLGCLPAGAEVQVEIDVLHPLAFRQAVESAAAEGASAAVIPAVWEYRFPTVVGVRYEGAGGRVPDAERLDVERAVPGSCPARLDLDLMLSDGDPARIAPRSTSHALRGAPGPDGKGTHIALASPAALDRDVVVQWLATREHVACRLMTGTGLPGDDGLYGLLTLTPPARPERVLARDLTLLIDASGSMSGKPLAWAKAVAEHLLRSLAPRDRFEVLAFSVDLQKLTRGLVEATESNVHKALQQLEKLQGSGGTEMASALEQALQPLRAEAQRQVVLLTDGYIGFEGEVVAKVLRGLPAGARLHTVGIGSAPNRTLTRAVARAGRGIELIVDAEGETDAVGARLVGATAGPVLTEIAISGTALRAAAPDRPRDVCAGQPLVVALELGAQGGTVEVSGRLAPSGDAWRQRLEIGPETGAAERPLTQAGCETTSLPVGALFGRESIEDQEMLLAACGPRSLADECDPEQTLARIEALGLRHQIASRRTSLVAVSEDPTVDPRDPRRRERLEVELPAGVSAEGVGFAGAFRGSVSCADMIHATTIPRRRAARGARMFEAVASDFGGFRAEPKGSMPRTWLRILRDLVKRRRQDSGAPGTFMAPQQARCVRMDADLLVLEFEAPRDHFVLPSPADRVRILRIDGSELDVKVDAGLSTRPGPHAAGLTLRLALRTLDKASWSPSVGALCWGISGQEETLLVEIL, encoded by the coding sequence ATGCCAGCGATTGGAATGCAGAAGGCACTGCAGGAAGCGTCAAGCGGCCTGGTGAGCGTGGATGGCCGCTCGTTCCCACTCCGCGGGGCCGCGATCCGCGCTTGGGCCGCGGGCGGGGTCGCCAGGACCATTTTCCGCCAGACCTACGCGAATCCCTACACCGAGCCCCTCGAAGTGCTCTACACCCTGCCGCTTCCGGCGGACGGGTCGGTCGCGGGCTACACGATTCGCCTCGGCGAGAAGATCATCACTGGTCACATCGAGAGGCGGGAGGATGCGCTCGAAACGTACCAGAAGGCGCTTGAGGCTGGGCACACCGCCGGACTTCTCGAGCAGGAGCGCGCCGACACCTTTACCCAACGTCTCGGCTGCCTGCCGGCGGGAGCAGAGGTGCAGGTCGAAATCGACGTGCTGCATCCGCTTGCGTTTCGTCAAGCGGTCGAGTCCGCCGCTGCGGAGGGCGCGTCCGCGGCAGTGATCCCCGCCGTGTGGGAGTACCGCTTTCCCACGGTCGTGGGGGTGCGCTACGAGGGGGCGGGCGGGCGCGTGCCGGACGCTGAGCGGCTCGATGTGGAGCGTGCCGTCCCTGGAAGCTGCCCAGCCCGGCTCGACCTGGACCTCATGCTTTCGGATGGGGACCCAGCACGGATCGCACCACGCTCGACCAGCCATGCGCTCCGCGGCGCTCCGGGGCCGGACGGGAAGGGCACCCACATCGCTCTTGCCTCCCCGGCGGCGCTCGACCGTGACGTGGTCGTCCAATGGCTCGCCACACGGGAGCACGTGGCCTGCCGCCTGATGACGGGCACGGGCCTTCCCGGGGATGATGGCCTCTACGGGCTTCTCACTCTCACACCGCCGGCGCGCCCGGAGCGCGTTCTGGCCCGGGATCTCACCCTGTTGATCGATGCCAGCGGCTCGATGTCCGGGAAGCCGCTCGCCTGGGCGAAGGCCGTGGCGGAGCACCTTCTCCGCAGCCTGGCACCACGGGATCGGTTCGAGGTTTTGGCTTTCTCCGTGGATTTGCAAAAGCTCACACGCGGCCTCGTGGAGGCCACGGAATCCAACGTGCACAAGGCGCTCCAGCAGCTCGAGAAGCTGCAGGGGAGCGGCGGCACCGAGATGGCGAGCGCGCTCGAGCAGGCGCTCCAGCCTCTCCGAGCAGAAGCGCAGCGTCAGGTCGTTCTCCTCACGGATGGCTACATCGGTTTCGAGGGCGAGGTCGTGGCGAAGGTGCTGCGAGGGCTACCGGCGGGTGCGCGGCTTCACACCGTTGGGATCGGCAGCGCTCCCAATCGCACGCTCACCCGTGCGGTGGCGCGCGCCGGCCGCGGGATCGAGCTCATCGTGGACGCGGAGGGCGAGACGGATGCGGTCGGTGCCCGTCTCGTCGGCGCCACGGCGGGGCCTGTTCTGACGGAGATCGCCATCTCCGGAACCGCGCTGCGCGCGGCGGCGCCCGATCGCCCGCGCGACGTCTGCGCAGGGCAGCCGCTTGTCGTCGCCCTCGAGCTCGGTGCACAGGGAGGGACGGTGGAGGTGAGCGGGCGGCTCGCGCCCTCCGGCGACGCATGGCGGCAACGACTCGAGATCGGGCCCGAAACAGGCGCCGCGGAGCGGCCGCTGACGCAGGCTGGGTGCGAAACGACTTCGCTTCCTGTCGGAGCCCTCTTCGGGCGCGAGTCGATCGAGGATCAGGAGATGCTCCTGGCGGCGTGCGGGCCGAGGTCTCTTGCTGACGAATGCGATCCGGAGCAGACCCTCGCTCGCATCGAGGCGCTGGGCCTTCGGCATCAGATCGCGAGCCGGCGGACGAGCCTCGTGGCCGTGTCCGAGGATCCGACGGTCGACCCGCGCGACCCGCGCCGGCGCGAGCGCCTCGAAGTGGAGCTCCCGGCCGGCGTGAGCGCCGAAGGCGTGGGTTTTGCCGGAGCGTTCAGGGGTTCAGTGTCATGCGCAGATATGATCCATGCGACGACGATTCCCAGAAGGCGCGCGGCAAGGGGAGCGCGTATGTTCGAAGCTGTCGCTAGTGACTTCGGGGGGTTCCGGGCCGAGCCAAAAGGCTCAATGCCCAGGACGTGGCTCCGAATCTTGCGCGACCTCGTCAAACGGCGCCGCCAGGACTCTGGAGCCCCGGGAACGTTCATGGCTCCGCAGCAGGCGCGCTGCGTGCGCATGGACGCGGATCTCCTGGTGCTCGAGTTCGAGGCACCACGTGATCACTTCGTGCTCCCGTCGCCGGCGGATCGCGTTCGCATCCTTCGGATAGATGGCAGCGAGCTCGATGTGAAGGTCGACGCCGGGCTCAGCACCCGACCGGGCCCGCACGCCGCAGGGTTGACGCTCCGACTGGCGCTGCGGACGTTGGACAAGGCGTCCTGGAGCCCGAGCGTGGGTGCTCTATGTTGGGGGATCTCGGGTCAGGAGGAGACCCTCCTTGTCGAGATCCTCTGA
- a CDS encoding PEP/pyruvate-binding domain-containing protein — protein MGESGFGRREIPPFNRSFFDPQVRFSRIGEGDLGGKANGLLFALAALEGKLGDGLGSQVAIDVPASTIVTTQMYDLFMERNRLHDVALSGAADERIAHAFQQGDLPVELVGDLRALIEQVRSPLAVRSSSLLEDAMFRPFAGVYETKMIPNNQSDPSERFAKLVEAIKFVYASLFTRSALNYLKASGKTPQEEKMAVVLQEVVGRRHGDHFYPEVSGVARSYNFYPTGLAQPQEGVVNLALGLGKSIVDGGIAWTYSPAHPRAPAPFASAQDLLKNTQLRFWAVNMGKPPEYNPIAETEYLVHLDLAAAEYDGTLRYTASTYDPLSERVVLGTGTKGPRILTFGPILDLEEIALNGAVRTLLERFTQTLGAPVEIEFAVTIEAGPRARLGLLQVRPMVVSEDVVDIAAAALQSPDLLLASDNVMGNGASEQVRDVVLVKPEAFDKARTREIAREVEQFNTALLEAGTPYLLIGFGRWGSADPSLGIPVRWGQICGAQAIVEATLPEMNVDPSQGSHFFHNMSSFRASYFAVHHEGRGIAWEWLARQPTAGESAHVRHVRLQRPLRIKVDGRSRRGGVWFEPDSSEPAR, from the coding sequence ATGGGCGAGAGCGGTTTCGGCAGACGGGAGATTCCCCCCTTCAACCGCTCCTTCTTCGACCCCCAGGTGCGCTTCTCGCGCATCGGCGAGGGCGACCTGGGCGGCAAGGCCAACGGTCTCCTCTTCGCATTGGCCGCACTCGAAGGCAAGCTCGGCGACGGCCTCGGTTCCCAGGTCGCCATCGATGTGCCCGCCTCCACCATCGTCACCACGCAGATGTACGACCTCTTCATGGAGCGCAACCGCCTCCATGACGTCGCCCTTTCCGGTGCCGCCGACGAACGCATCGCCCACGCCTTCCAGCAGGGCGACCTCCCGGTGGAGCTCGTCGGCGACCTGCGGGCGCTGATCGAGCAGGTGCGCTCGCCGCTCGCGGTGCGCTCGTCCAGCCTCCTCGAAGATGCGATGTTCCGCCCCTTCGCCGGCGTCTACGAGACCAAAATGATCCCGAACAACCAAAGCGATCCGAGCGAACGCTTCGCCAAGCTGGTGGAGGCGATCAAGTTCGTCTATGCCTCGCTGTTCACGCGCTCGGCGCTGAACTACCTCAAGGCGAGCGGGAAGACACCGCAGGAAGAGAAGATGGCGGTGGTGCTCCAGGAGGTTGTCGGCAGGCGGCACGGCGATCATTTCTACCCGGAAGTCTCGGGTGTAGCGCGGTCGTACAACTTCTACCCGACAGGTCTGGCGCAGCCGCAAGAAGGCGTGGTGAACCTGGCCCTCGGTCTGGGGAAGAGCATCGTGGACGGTGGCATCGCCTGGACGTACTCCCCGGCGCACCCGCGGGCGCCGGCGCCGTTCGCCTCGGCGCAGGATCTGCTCAAGAACACGCAGCTCCGCTTCTGGGCGGTGAACATGGGCAAGCCGCCGGAGTACAACCCGATCGCCGAGACCGAATACCTGGTCCATCTCGATCTGGCCGCGGCGGAGTACGATGGCACCCTGCGTTACACCGCCTCGACCTATGATCCACTGTCGGAGCGCGTGGTGCTCGGCACCGGGACGAAGGGGCCGCGCATCCTCACCTTCGGACCCATCCTGGATCTGGAGGAAATCGCCCTCAATGGTGCCGTCCGCACCCTTCTCGAGCGATTCACGCAGACTCTCGGCGCCCCGGTGGAGATCGAGTTCGCGGTGACCATCGAGGCAGGTCCGCGAGCGCGTCTCGGTCTCCTCCAAGTCCGCCCCATGGTGGTGTCGGAGGATGTGGTCGACATCGCGGCTGCGGCGCTGCAAAGCCCGGACCTTTTGCTCGCCTCGGACAACGTCATGGGCAATGGGGCGAGCGAGCAGGTCCGCGACGTCGTCCTCGTCAAGCCCGAGGCGTTCGACAAGGCGCGCACGCGGGAGATCGCTCGCGAGGTGGAACAGTTCAACACTGCTCTGCTGGAGGCGGGAACGCCGTATCTGCTCATCGGTTTCGGTCGCTGGGGGAGCGCCGACCCATCGCTCGGAATACCCGTGCGTTGGGGCCAGATTTGTGGCGCCCAGGCCATCGTCGAGGCGACGCTCCCGGAGATGAACGTGGATCCGAGTCAGGGATCCCACTTCTTCCACAACATGTCGAGCTTCCGAGCCTCCTACTTTGCCGTGCATCACGAGGGCCGGGGCATCGCCTGGGAATGGCTGGCGCGGCAGCCGACGGCGGGCGAGTCGGCACACGTGCGGCACGTGCGGCTGCAGCGGCCGCTCCGCATCAAGGTCGATGGACGCTCCCGTCGCGGCGGCGTATGGTTCGAGCCCGACAGCTCGGAGCCCGCGAGGTAG